In one Candidatus Delongbacteria bacterium genomic region, the following are encoded:
- a CDS encoding cbb3-type cytochrome c oxidase subunit I, whose protein sequence is MDRDTKSFILASLVWLLLGVSLGVAMTLQLGNYALLRFAHLHLLLLGFMAMMVYGVGYFILPRFNGTTLRWPRLVGAHFWISNLGLLGLVFGALEFRPLFAVISALGVLLFVLNLGATLLGAAPLGERLAAKEAALAKAPLPSKASTPPAAPSTVSTPHATLTGHETIGEVLARHPQLEETIRLFFGDGCFSCPGQSTESVIQAAAVHDIDPELLLGELRKRL, encoded by the coding sequence ATGGATCGTGACACAAAGTCCTTCATCCTGGCCAGCCTGGTCTGGCTGCTGCTGGGGGTCTCGCTGGGCGTGGCCATGACGCTCCAGCTGGGCAACTACGCCCTGCTGCGCTTCGCCCACCTGCACCTGCTGTTGCTCGGATTCATGGCCATGATGGTCTACGGCGTGGGCTACTTCATCCTGCCGCGCTTCAACGGCACCACATTGCGCTGGCCGCGCCTGGTGGGCGCCCACTTCTGGATTTCCAACCTGGGCCTGCTGGGCCTGGTCTTCGGCGCGCTGGAGTTCCGGCCGCTCTTCGCCGTGATCTCAGCCCTGGGCGTGCTGCTCTTCGTCCTGAACCTGGGCGCCACCCTGCTGGGCGCGGCGCCTCTGGGGGAGCGGCTGGCCGCCAAAGAAGCCGCGCTGGCCAAGGCGCCGCTTCCGTCCAAGGCTTCAACGCCGCCGGCCGCCCCATCCACGGTCAGCACTCCGCACGCCACTTTGACCGGACATGAGACCATCGGCGAGGTGCTGGCGCGCCATCCGCAGCTCGAGGAGACCATCCGCCTGTTCTTCGGCGACGGCTGTTTCTCCTGTCCGGGCCAGAGCACGGAGAGCGTGATCCAGGCCGCGGCCGTCCACGACATCGATCCGGAATTGCTGCTGGGAGAGCTGCGCAAGCGACTGTAA
- the arcC gene encoding carbamate kinase has protein sequence MSERTLVIALGGNAISTRSSDTIYDEFANTRASLQALKPLFEAGVRLVITHGNGPQVGKLLRRVELSLSVVPETPLGVLVADTQGSIGYMIEQSLQNYLHDHQLERPVATLLTQVLVDPKDPALLEPTKYVGQFFTVAEAMQFRQEYGWTLREDSGRGWRRVVGSPRPLEIVNIRVLKQLVDAGVIVIAGGGGGIPCYLDEKGHLEGVDAVIDKDRCSALLANQLGARELMILTGVRRVSVDFGQPTQRELDTLSVAEARRGLAEGQFPAGSMGPKIESAIQFIEGGGERCVITDFSGVEDALHGRGGTFITR, from the coding sequence ATGAGCGAACGCACCCTGGTCATCGCACTGGGCGGAAATGCCATTTCCACCCGCTCCAGCGACACCATCTACGACGAATTCGCCAATACCCGCGCCAGCCTCCAGGCGCTAAAGCCGCTCTTCGAAGCCGGCGTGCGGCTGGTGATCACCCATGGCAACGGTCCGCAGGTGGGCAAGCTGCTGCGCCGGGTGGAGCTCTCGCTCAGCGTCGTGCCGGAGACGCCGCTGGGCGTGCTGGTGGCGGACACCCAGGGTTCCATCGGCTACATGATCGAGCAGAGCCTGCAGAACTATCTGCACGATCATCAGCTCGAGCGGCCGGTGGCCACCCTGCTGACCCAGGTGCTGGTGGACCCCAAGGACCCCGCCCTGCTGGAGCCCACCAAATACGTGGGGCAGTTCTTCACGGTGGCCGAAGCCATGCAATTCCGCCAGGAATACGGCTGGACGCTGCGCGAGGATTCCGGCCGCGGCTGGCGCCGCGTGGTGGGCAGCCCGCGCCCGCTGGAAATCGTCAACATCCGCGTGCTGAAGCAGCTCGTGGACGCGGGCGTGATCGTCATCGCCGGCGGCGGCGGCGGCATCCCCTGCTACCTGGACGAGAAGGGCCACCTGGAGGGTGTCGACGCGGTGATCGACAAGGACCGCTGCTCGGCCCTGCTGGCCAACCAGCTGGGCGCGCGGGAGCTGATGATCCTGACCGGCGTGCGCCGGGTGTCCGTGGACTTCGGGCAGCCCACCCAGCGGGAGCTGGACACGCTGAGCGTGGCCGAGGCGCGGCGGGGCCTGGCCGAGGGCCAGTTTCCGGCCGGCAGCATGGGACCGAAGATCGAGTCGGCGATCCAGTTCATCGAGGGCGGCGGCGAGCGCTGCGTGATCACCGACTTCAGCGGCGTGGAGGACGCGCTGCACGGCCGCGGCGGCACCTTCATCACGCGCTAA
- a CDS encoding PAS domain-containing protein encodes MWREIPRRFRRRLAYKVFLPSLLAAGLATTLGATLLQRRLLADHRQDLHQHGQSLVQILASGVENLSRRSDLERFLGVAGTDRLVQGIWLVNGEPPQVVASSHPGEDGLSLAELIRRRPVLAEGGDLSAGRPVQGGLLFRRPLGLTRALKAQGLESSHLLVLVDRRPMEQRRTSLSGQFLLARGGVLVLLLFSLGIVIHRQVLRPLSSLEDQIREVENGAPPEQIELSSEDEVGRLAQTVRRALSDVRVERSRFHLLAERNPGVIYRCRNDDSWTMEYMSRAALELTGHPPEDFIRNARLEYESVIHAEDRDKVREGVARGLAGDRSWDIEYRVVHVDGSHRTVREQGRGHVDPDTGEWVLDGIILDQSQRRQEERLTRRLTELEQVRQAGLLTMAGSVAHHFNNLLTGLLGSLELAQLKLDPTSEVSQELQHCQQIGQRAAALSRLMLLYVGEGARELRPLLLGPFVQGHLAGRRRAGRFCPVPEHEGTPDHGRLAGHEELLGELLDRLLENAEEASPDQREQIRLRVGTRLFREDDLPGPRLPLEPDPAGNPFLEIVDQGEGMDPEVLERAFDPFFTTRFTGRGLGLAAVTGIVRLHRGGLYCVSAPGAGTRVLVLFPRHTSG; translated from the coding sequence ATGTGGCGTGAGATACCGCGCCGCTTCCGGCGCCGGCTGGCCTACAAGGTCTTCCTGCCTTCCCTGCTGGCGGCGGGCCTGGCCACCACGCTGGGCGCCACACTGCTCCAGCGCCGGCTGCTCGCGGATCACCGGCAGGACCTGCATCAGCACGGTCAATCCCTGGTGCAGATCCTGGCCAGCGGGGTGGAGAACCTGAGCCGGCGCAGCGATCTCGAGCGTTTCCTGGGCGTGGCCGGCACCGACCGGTTGGTGCAGGGAATCTGGCTGGTGAACGGGGAACCGCCGCAGGTGGTGGCCTCCAGCCATCCCGGGGAGGACGGCCTGTCGCTGGCTGAGCTGATACGGCGCCGGCCGGTCCTGGCGGAAGGCGGCGACCTCTCCGCCGGACGCCCGGTGCAAGGCGGCCTGCTCTTCCGGCGCCCCCTCGGCCTCACCCGGGCCCTCAAGGCGCAGGGTCTGGAATCCAGCCACCTGCTGGTCCTGGTGGACCGGCGCCCGATGGAGCAGCGTCGCACGAGTCTGTCGGGGCAGTTCCTGTTGGCCCGGGGCGGCGTGCTGGTCCTGCTGCTGTTCAGCCTGGGGATCGTGATCCATCGGCAGGTGCTGCGGCCGCTCTCCAGCCTGGAGGACCAGATCCGCGAGGTGGAGAACGGCGCCCCGCCGGAGCAGATCGAGTTGTCCAGCGAGGACGAGGTGGGTCGCTTGGCCCAAACCGTACGCCGGGCGCTGAGCGACGTGCGGGTCGAGCGCTCGCGCTTCCACCTGCTGGCCGAGCGCAATCCCGGGGTGATCTACCGCTGCCGCAACGACGACAGCTGGACCATGGAGTACATGTCCCGGGCGGCCCTGGAACTGACGGGGCACCCGCCCGAGGACTTCATCCGCAATGCCCGCCTGGAGTACGAGTCCGTGATCCACGCGGAGGACCGGGACAAGGTCCGGGAGGGCGTGGCGCGCGGCCTGGCCGGGGATCGCAGCTGGGACATCGAGTACCGCGTGGTCCACGTCGACGGCAGCCACCGGACGGTGCGCGAGCAGGGCCGTGGCCACGTGGATCCCGACACGGGCGAGTGGGTGCTGGACGGGATCATCCTGGACCAGTCCCAGCGTCGCCAGGAGGAGCGGCTCACCCGGCGGCTGACGGAGCTGGAGCAGGTGCGCCAGGCCGGTCTGCTCACCATGGCCGGCAGCGTGGCCCATCACTTCAACAACCTGCTCACCGGGCTGTTGGGCAGCCTGGAACTGGCGCAGTTGAAGCTCGATCCGACCAGCGAAGTCAGCCAGGAACTGCAGCACTGCCAACAGATCGGGCAGCGGGCCGCCGCCCTCAGCCGCCTGATGCTGCTCTACGTGGGCGAGGGTGCGCGCGAGCTGCGGCCCCTGCTGCTGGGCCCCTTCGTTCAGGGCCACTTGGCGGGCCGCCGCCGCGCCGGCCGCTTCTGCCCGGTGCCGGAACACGAGGGAACGCCGGACCACGGCCGCTTGGCGGGACACGAGGAACTGCTGGGCGAGTTGCTGGACCGGCTGCTGGAGAATGCGGAGGAGGCTTCCCCGGACCAGCGGGAACAGATCCGCCTGCGCGTGGGAACCCGGCTCTTCCGCGAGGACGACCTGCCCGGGCCGCGGCTGCCGCTGGAGCCCGATCCGGCCGGGAACCCCTTCCTCGAGATCGTCGATCAGGGCGAGGGCATGGACCCGGAGGTGCTGGAGCGGGCCTTTGATCCCTTCTTCACCACGCGCTTCACCGGACGCGGCCTTGGCCTGGCCGCGGTGACGGGCATCGTCCGCCTGCACCGGGGCGGTCTCTATTGCGTCAGCGCCCCCGGCGCGGGCACGCGCGTCCTCGTGCTCTTCCCGCGTCACACAAGTGGCTAG